DNA from Fibrobacter sp.:
CTCTATATTTGTTCTTATAAGATTTATCGTTATCGTAATAATCGTCTAGTCCATCTTGCCAAGCATCCATATCCTTTGCGGAGAATACGCAATTCAACGGAAACATCAGCTGTTTGTATTCCATTTCCGGAGTAGATAAATCAAGCTCAATTTTACGACCTATTTCGGAAGTAATCTTTTTATTCTTTGAAGAATTCTTTTCATCTGCCGGCACAGATACAATGGCATCTAACCTATCAGCATTTGAATCCAAGCACTTTTCTATATCAAGATAATAGTACCTAAAAATAGTCTTGTCTTTATCCGTATCTAAACGAGTTTTTACCGGTTTCTTTGATTTAAATACCTGAAATAAGGTCGTTAAACGTTGTTGGCCATCAAGAACAAGCCATTCTGGCGATACCATTTTATCAAGGGAAACTCCCGTAAACAGTCTACTTTTGAAACGAATAGAATCTCCACCCGCCTGGAGAAACATTGCTGCGCCCATCGGATAACCTGACGAAATACTTTCAATCAGTTTGCAAATTTTAGTATCATCCCAAACCCAACTTCTTTGAAATTCCGGAAGTTGCGCCCCACCTTCTTCAACCAAACGAAGAAGATCTGCAAGTTTTTTATCGTGAGATTCTACGGACATAATTAAGTTCCTTATTCAAAATCAAAAGTATAAGTGCCTAAAGCCAGCACCTGCGTAAACTTTCTCGTTTGAGAATCGTATGACACTGATTGCGGCAAAAGTGCTTTCATAATTTCCTGATTTTGCACAAAGCAATTATGCCATTTACGTTTCATCAAGCGTCTAAAATATCTTATAACCGTACATTTATTGTCTTTTCCCAAACCACCCATCAGCATAACACAACGAAATAAGGATCTAGTCGCATATCGACGCCCTAATTTGAAGTGCTCATTCAAATCTGCTATACAATCTAACTGAAAGGTTCTTTCAATTGATTTTCTAGGAGGATTCTCTATCAAAAGAATTTCCAACAAATCATCAACTTTACTTCTTAAAGAAAAATCATCACAGTTTCGATCTAGCATATAAAACAAATCAAAGAGTTGACTACTCAACAGCTCAAATTTATGCGCCCCATAATAAACATTATTAGAAAATTGATCATTTCGCTTCATATACGTGCTTATCGCTTTTATAATTTCAACATGTGTCCTTAACCAGAAAAAAGTTCCTTGCTTCAAAAAACGTTCATAAACACTTGATAACTTTTCCAAGATGAATCCATACTGAATTACCATTTCAGGGCAAATATGTTCCGTTTTGAAACTTTCTAGGAGAAGTTCTTCATAGCAATTCAAAGTATCTTTATCAAACTGTTCATAATCACGATGCGAAAACTGCAACGCACTATTCATCGCAATTATAAAAGATTTTTCTCTCACAAATTCAGTCAAATCGCCTTGATAATATTTCATTATAGAGCGGCGATGAAAAGAATTTGGATTCATTATTGCACATCGGATAATATTTTTCAAAAAAGGCTGTTCATTTATAAAACCAATAACATCCCTATAAGCGTCCATAACAGCAAACGCAGAATAATAGTGACTGATGACTAAGCGATTGCATATTCTATCATCAGCCAAAATCAACAATGTAAGACAACCAAATCGTTCTGGCTTTTGTGCTTCTGCATTCTTAACTAGCAATTTTATAGAAGGAGCAACCTCACATAGCAGTTCATCATCTTTTCCTCTTTCGCAAAGATTCCTTATCCCAGTAAAAAAATGTTCAGCATTTTTTGGGGAATACAGAACGGGTTTATATGCACTACAAACAAACCAAACAAACGTGACCAAAAATAAAATAAACGCCACCAAACTCCACACAATAGGGCAGCCTAGGCAATAAAGCGAATAATGCTGTATAACCGTAGACAGAACAACAATAAGAACCGTCATCACCAAAAGAATCACAAACTTTTTATAGCCACGAACTTTTAAACGAAAGGTAATTTGAGGGTTCAATGTTGGAATAATAGCCATCACAAGAGAGGCTACTATTAGAATATCGCCTATGCCAATTAGTGACTCCAAAATTACTCCTTACATTTTGATTTGGCAGTTCTTAGGTGAGAAAGAAGTGAAGCATCCGATCATTCGAAAAAATCAACTTTCATTGTCCTAAACAGTTTTGACAATATCTTCTATTAGAACATTTTCACCACTTTCTTGATCTGTCTCAACATATACTAAGTTAACAGTTTCTTCAAAAACAGGTTTTGAAGAAACTTTAATTACACTTTCGCATTGAAAATTTCTACTTAAAAAGCGATACTTTATGTCGAAATTCGCTTCAGTTCGAGGAAGACGAATAAACGTTTTAATCCTTCGTCCATCACTAGGAACTAGTGCACCTTCACCATGATAAGTAATTTTATGAGATTCAATACAATAAGATTTTTGCATAAAGTTCAAACTAGAAATGGCAAGGCCTTCTTTCACAACGTTATCTTCTACGAAATTACAGTCGTCACCAGCCAAGCCAACGAACAATTTATAATCATCAAAAGTTTCATTTCCGTCATTATAAAATGTGATTGACAAAAGGACCAATGAATGATTCTCTTTTTTCTCAGAATTCCAAAACAATTTAGCAGGTCTCAAAGTTTCAACAACACTATTTTCCCCGCATAATTTGGCAATAGCACTTTGGCCCTCATCAAACAAAGGGGTTTTCACGGGAATTCTTTTTATACGTTTCGTAATTTTTTTCGCATATCGAGGAGTTAAAACTAAATCTTTTTCAACATCATTTATTTTTACAAGTAATGAATTTTTTTCAACAAATCCTTGTCCATTCACATACCATTCATAGGTATTCTTGTTTTCTTCAATCAAATCAACAATATCTTCCCAAGAATATAGCTCAATAGAAAAGTTCCCTTGGGTTCGGCTTTCAACATCCTTTTCCCTTATATAGGTTTCTATTTTTTCATCCTTATTTGCAGTAGTCGTAAAGATGAAGCGTTTCAATTTAGGCTTAAATGTTAATGCTTTTTGTATTTCTTGATCAATTTCATCTTCGGTTAACTGCGCATTAGTATAATCATCTTTTCCCTTACATTGTATTCCGCAATAATCTATTTCTCCTTTTGGAACTCCATATACATCCACACCATGCTGGCTTTGACCAGCACGACCATTTTTCTTAATTGAAGGACATTCCCAAATTTCGCCCCATAGTTTCTTACATAAATCTTCAAAATCTTGCCAGTGTTCCGGCTTTCTCATTGTTTTTTTCATACAATTCACATTCCGTTAATTAAAGCACCATTCTCATACGCGAATTCTTCTTTCTGAACAAAATAATTTTCACCTACAAGTTTATGCACAGACACTCGACAGTTTTGAGAAGAAGATATCTCTTTGCTTAAAATCTCCAGAACATCAGCATCCATTCCTTCTGTCATATATTTACGGAGTTGTTTCCCTTCTGCAGTCAAAGACATTGAATAGGTCATTTCAAATTTTTCAACATCCTTCCAAACTCTCAAAAAGCAATTAGGATAAGGAATGAGGATACATGTTTTATCACCAATTTTTCTTCTTCCGTAACTACGATACTCGCCAAAACCAGAAGCAAATCGCGCAAGCCCTAGGTTTTCTAGCATTTGTTGATTGTGTAGATTGATTTTGAAAAAAGAGGAATCAGACATCATCAATCCAACATGATTAAAAAGATACCCGTCACTAGAAAAATACCTGACAAATTTGCCAAAGAAATCTAAATCTTCCGTAGACAGGTCACCAAGCGTTCGAATAAATCTTGCCGAGACACTTCCGTGAGTTTTCGTTTCAAATTCAAGAACTTTAGCAAGAATTTGCTGTTTCAACGGATTAGAAGTCATTTTAGCCCGTTCTAACCACAGGAGCCACCAATCTGGATCCATATCCTTATCATCAACTTCTTCCGACTTCGTTTCCTTTGTATTTTCACAAAATTGACTTAATACGGAAACAATGTTCAGACTTTTTTGACCATCTGATTGCACATCAATGATATGCCCCATAATAAGCTTTCGTTCATTTTCATCTTGAAACTGATTAATAAAATTTACTTGATATGCAGGATCATTTAAAATTCGATACTCATTCAAAAATTTTTCATGAACAGCTTTTTCCGTTTGTTCTTTGCGTTCTTCGTAACGAATAACATCGCCAAGTATAGGGATTTTTTTCACAAGTGCATAAAAGCCTTCCGATGCACCTGCCACAGCACCAACGGCATTTGTCAATGAATCCATAATGTTCTCCTTTTATACAATTACAAGATGCAACCTCTACACTCTAAAATCTAAATCCTACACCTCAATTTGGCCGGTCATGAGGAGCGGGAGAAGGGTGTTGCGTTGGGTGGTTAATGTTTCGATTTGTTGCGAATTTACCAATTGCTTTTTAAACAATGGTGTAACCTGAGAACTGAATCTTTTCATGGTCTCTTCATCGGGAATCGCAATTCTACTTTGATTCAAATGGTCTGTTGTAATA
Protein-coding regions in this window:
- a CDS encoding DUF2806 domain-containing protein, which translates into the protein MDSLTNAVGAVAGASEGFYALVKKIPILGDVIRYEERKEQTEKAVHEKFLNEYRILNDPAYQVNFINQFQDENERKLIMGHIIDVQSDGQKSLNIVSVLSQFCENTKETKSEEVDDKDMDPDWWLLWLERAKMTSNPLKQQILAKVLEFETKTHGSVSARFIRTLGDLSTEDLDFFGKFVRYFSSDGYLFNHVGLMMSDSSFFKINLHNQQMLENLGLARFASGFGEYRSYGRRKIGDKTCILIPYPNCFLRVWKDVEKFEMTYSMSLTAEGKQLRKYMTEGMDADVLEILSKEISSSQNCRVSVHKLVGENYFVQKEEFAYENGALINGM